One Nostoc sp. CENA543 genomic window, GTCAAGGTTTGGGACAGGCTTTAGTCTATTCTTTGCTGAAAACAGCTTGCGATCGCAACTTAGAAAGAGCAACTCTTGAAGTCCGAGCCTCTAACCAAGCCGCAATCTCTTTATATCAAAAATTTGAGTTCAAAACAGCTGGGCGGCGACGGGGCTATTACCAAGATAATGGCGAAGATGCCTTGATTCTTTGGCTTTCTGATCTACAACACCCTTCATTTCAGGACAAACTAGAGAAATGGCATTCTATGGTTGTGGCTAAATTGGAAAAGTCATTAGTTATTAGTCATTAGTCATTAGTCATTAGTCATTAGTCATTAGTTATTAGTCATCAGTTATTAGTCATTAGTCAATAGTCAACAGTCAATAGTCAACAGTCAATAGTCAATAGTCATTACTCAGCACGCTGCTCAACGCTCCGCTTCCGCTAACAGCACTCAATTACCGACGATTATTTAACAGAGTGAAGGAATTAATTACTTGTTGGTATGCTTGACGATAGATTGCGTCATTATTGCCATAATTTGTTTTAGATAATTTGATGACAATTATTCGCCCATCTCTAGGATTGACAAAAGCGACGTTTTCGTCTTCGTATAAGCCACTTGATTGGAATTTGATTCCAGTTTGTCCAGCTATTCTGGCAGCTTTAAAGTCGCGAGTGGCAGAAAATTGATTACTCTGTTGCACCCATCTTTGTAAGGGCAATTTTTTGGGATTATTATTAATAGTTATGCTGACGTTGGCGGGGTATTCTGTACCACCTGCATATTCACCATTACGAAGTTTTTGAGCATGATTTTTCGTCCAAATATCGATGCTAGCTAAGGGTGAATCAGTCGGATTTCTGGGAGTAGATATTTTATTATCTATGACAAAATCTTTGGTTGAGTAGCTAAATTGAAACTTAAAGCGATCGCTGCGGTAAATTCCTTGATTTTTTACCGATTGTTTGGGTGTAGTAGTAGAATTTGGTGCGACAGTATTCGCTGTTGATGCGCTGGCGATCGCGCCTACAGTCACTAAAGCGATCAATAATGGATATACAATCAATTTATGCAATTGTTTGTTGTGAGCTTGCATGATTCATTCCTGGGAAAATATCTGTTCAACATCTCATAACTTCAAGAGAGAACAGATAATTTTCGCAAGCATTATCAAACATTATATTTATATGTTTGAGTGCAGTTTTTAGTCGAAATAGATAGAAAGCTGACGAAATTCACATAATTTTTGGCTTTTGCCTTTTTTAAGATAGATGTGTACAGTAGTTGAGTGAAATATACAACTTTCAATTAAAACGCATCCATCTATGGATATAAAAACCAAACGCCTGCTGCTGCTTGTGGCTTCTTGTAGTGTCGCTGGTGTCATTTTAGGGGGGACTAGTAGTTGGGCGCAAAGCAATC contains:
- the rimI gene encoding ribosomal protein S18-alanine N-acetyltransferase is translated as MLSSNLKLKSLTPDDLGAILELDQTCFGGLWTLEGYQRELDSPNSDLLGIFSPHSHTLLLGMGCFWTILEEAHITIVAVHPLYQGQGLGQALVYSLLKTACDRNLERATLEVRASNQAAISLYQKFEFKTAGRRRGYYQDNGEDALILWLSDLQHPSFQDKLEKWHSMVVAKLEKSLVISH